In Carya illinoinensis cultivar Pawnee chromosome 16, C.illinoinensisPawnee_v1, whole genome shotgun sequence, a single window of DNA contains:
- the LOC122298960 gene encoding putative disease resistance protein At3g14460, giving the protein MDGISSLDLGFLSKSLRFTSQIEGFAMQGLTNAEDLTIFACEELKCLWSSGDEGPLPHLQFLRLLHIDDCPKLVSLVSEEVEARLQQGMPSMLTEIVIKNCMVLKSLPKAMMYNNNCLQLIRIVKCDSLKHIARGQLPPTLERLEVSYCENMEIILLVDSDNSSSSSIASQLEYLRIQYCPSLKSLTSCRELPRSLKHLNLLRCPQLKSIVNRFHHNSFLECIEISYCENLQSLPTGINALSTLRDIDIRNCQCLHLSLDRELLPANLRVIHISDCEKVSALPEAIHNLTSLEKLTMHHCSVVPFLETNLLTNLASLTISAHDRNTDATFEWGLDNLISLNKLEIRNFQPVSFPKMMFPASLTILTISDFPNLQHLSSKGFPKLVSLKELYISECRQLESFSKDGLPPSLLKLYISQCEKLRSLPKKGLPPSLLELYIFQCPMLAKSCKKDRGQEWRKIAHVLRVEFHTNLNLRPSDPL; this is encoded by the coding sequence ATGGATGGCATCAGCTCATTAGATCTCGGGTTTCTTTCTAAAAGTTTAAGATTCACATCTCAAATAGAAGGATTTGCAATGCAGGGGCTGACAAATGCAGAAGATCTAACTATTTTTGCATGTGAGGAGTTAAAATGTTTGTGGTCATCTGGCGATGAGGGACCATTGCCACATCTCCAATTTCTTCGTCTTCTGCACATTGATGACTGTCCCAAACTGGTTTCTTTAGTGTCAGAAGAAGTAGAAGCACGCCTCCAACAGGGTATGCCATCCATGCTCACAGAAATCGTGATCAAGAATTGCATGGTCCTGAAATCCTTACCAAAGGCAATGATGTATAATAACAATTGTCTTCAGCTGATTCGAATTGTAAAATGTGATTCGCTAAAGCATATTGCAAGAGGCCAGCTACCGCCAACTCTAGAGCGGCTAGAGGTAAGTTACTGCGAGAATATGGAGATCATTTTGCTTGTGGATAGTGATAACAGCAGTAGCAGCAGCATCGCATCTCAACTTGAGTACTTGAGAATTCAATATTGTCCCTCTCTCAAATCCTTGACATCATGCAGAGAGTTACCTAGATCACTCAAACACCTCAATTTGTTGAGGTGTCCACAGCTGAAGTCAATAGTGAACAGGTTTCATCATAACTCGTTTCTTGAATGCATTGAAATCTCATATTGTGAAAACCTTCAGTCCTTACCCACAGGCATAAACGCTCTCAGCACTCTACGTGATATTGATATTAGGAATTGTCAGTGTCTTCATTTGTCCTTGGACCGAGAGTTGCTCCCTGCCAACCTAAGAGTTATTCATATCTCTGACTGTGAGAAAGTATCGGCCCTACCCGAAGCCATACACAACCTCACCTCACTTGAAAAATTGACAATGCACCATTGTTCAGTTGTTCCTTTTCTGGAAACAAATCTTCTCACCAACCTAGCATCACTTACAATATCAGCTCATGACAGAAACACTGATGCCACTTTTGAGTGGGGGTTGGACAATCTTATCTCTCTTAATAAACTTGAAATTAGAAATTTTCAGCCAGTCTCCTTTCCAAAGATGATGTTTCCTGCCTCTCTAACAATCCTCACCATCTCAGACTTTCCGAATCTGCAACACCTTTCTTCCAAGGGCTTTCCAAAACTAGTCTCTCTTAAAGAACTGTATATCTCTGAGTGCAGACAGTTAGAGTCCTTTTCAAAGGATGGCCTACCTCCCTCACTTCTGAAACTTTATATCTCTCAGTGCGAAAAGCTCCGGTCCCTTCCAAAAAAAGGGTTGCCACCCTCACTGCTGGAACTTTACATCTTTCAATGTCCCATGCTGGCAAAAAGTTGCAAGAAAGATCGAGGACAAGAATGGAGGAAGATAGCTCACGTCCTTCGCGTTGAATTTCATACAAATCTTAATCTAAGGCCATCCGATCCCCTTTGA
- the LOC122299888 gene encoding putative disease resistance RPP13-like protein 1 encodes MALKDATEEQYTKEVVKAWLNDFTQLAYDVEDILDELSTAKANPQRMLINENQAGTSKVRNLVTDCFTGLSPSTGIDFRSEIRKMKEDIIPRLDKLMAAKNVLNSDTNVARTKETPSTSLVPTTDHMYGRDEDSEAVLKLLLSDAASTEVNVISITGMEGIGKTRLAQFIYNDEKVKNFFNLKAWVCVSEDFDVEAITKTILLHAQPEINCDNMDLNRLQLKLKEAIRGKRFLIVLDDVWNRNISQWTLLRAPLEAMAPRSSIIITTCDQEISSRMSTLAFKVKPYRLGSLSNDACLSLFAQHAFHSRDFSAHPELKDISQQIVRNFYCLPLAVKAVGNLLHNKEASKWDLVLNRKIWDTLEESRIASILMSISYRHLPLHLRRCFAYCSIFPEGYEFEKTQVVLLWMAEGLIQQKENIEMEDLGMEYFDSLVSCSLFQQSSKDKSRFLKHEIVNYHAKLAAGDTYFIMQERAEGNEQDQNNFEKVRHMSYSGGEYDSFEKFEVFFKLTHLRTFLPLMCHLQSHVIWIFVFLFNCTQDYKA; translated from the coding sequence ATGGCGCTTAAAGATGCAACTGAGGAGCAATACACTAAAGAAGTAGTGAAAGCATGGCTTAATGATTTCACACAATTGGCATACGACGTGGAAGATATTCTGGATGAGCTGTCCACGGCCAAAGCTAATCCGCAGCGCATGTTGATTAATGAAAATCAGGCAGGCACGAGTAAGGTACGGAATCTTGTCACTGATTGCTTTACCGGTTTGTCTCCAAGTACTGGCATTGATTTCAGGAGTGAGattagaaaaatgaaagaggacATCATTCCTCGATTAGATAAACTTATGGCAGCAAAAAATGTACTGAACTCGGATACAAATGTTGCAAGAACAAAGGAAACGCCTTCTACTTCTTTGGTGCCGACCACAGATCACATGTATGGCAGGGACGAGGACTCAGAGGCTGTGCTTAAATTATTGCTCAGTGATGCTGCTTCAACTGAAGTGAACGTGATTTCTATAACTGGTATGGAGGGTATAGGCAAGACAAGACTCGCCCAGTTTATATacaatgatgaaaaagttaaaaacttttTTAATCTGAAAGCATGGGTTTGTGTTTCTGAAGATTTTGATGTTGAGGCGATTACAAAAACAATATTACTCCATGCGCAACCTGAAATCAACTGTGACAACATGGATCTAAATCGGTTGCAACTCAAACTAAAAGAGGCAATACGTGGGAAGAGGTTTCTAATTGTTCTGGATGATGTTTGGAATCGTAACATTTCTCAGTGGACTCTCCTGCGTGCTCCTTTGGAAGCAATGGCTCCAAGAAGCAGCATTATCATTACAACTTGTGATCAAGAAATCTCATCGCGGATGAGTACCCTGGCCTTCAAAGTTAAACCTTACAGGTTAGGATCATTGTCAAATGATGCTTGTTTGTCTCTATTTGCCCAACATGCATTTCATTCAAGAGATTTTAGTGCACATCCGGAGCTTAAAGATATTAGTCAGCAAATTGTAAGAAACTTTTACTGCTTGCCTCTAGCTGTAAAAGCAGTCGGAAACCTCTTGCACAATAAGGAAGCAAGTAAGTGGGATTTAGTTTTAAACAGAAAGATATGGGATACATTGGAGGAAAGTAGAATTGCTTCAATTCTTATGTCGATCAGTTATCGTCATCTCCCCTTACATTTAAGGAGGTGCTTTGCATACTGTTCTATATTCCCGGAAGGCTATGAATTTGAGAAGACTCAGGTGGTTCTATTATGGATGGCAGAAGGTTTGATTCAACAAAAAGAGAACATCGAAATGGAAGATTTGGGTATGGAGTATTTTGACAGTCTGGTTTCATGCTCACTTTTTCAACAGTCTAGCAAGGACAAATCAAGATTTCTAAAGCATGAGATCGTCAATTATCATGCTAAATTGGCAGCAGgagatacatattttataatgcaGGAGAGAGCTGAGGGCAATGAGCAAGAtcagaataattttgaaaagGTCCGCCACATGTCTTACTCGGGTGGCGAATACGATAGTTTTGAAAAGTTTGAGGTATTTTTTAAACTCACTCATTTACGTACCTTCTTACCTCTTATGTGCCATCTCCAGTCACATGTTATCTGGATTTTCGTGTTCCTCTTCAACTGCACCCAAGATTACAAAGCCTAA